TCTATCTGATCGAAATTAGATTCTACTTTGCGCTGATCCCACCGCCAGTGATTCTTATCCCATTTCTCCTTTTCCATTGCGATGTATTCGGCTTTTGTCCAGGAAGTGGTCGTTTTTTTTGCTGGATTACCGGGCTTTTGCCAGACTCGGACATAATCTACGGACATGGTCGTTGGAAAACCTGCTGCAGTGGTTTTATCCGGGACGGGCACACGCTCCCCTTCTTTGTAGGCGACGAACGGATAACGCAGACCTAATGACAGTGTGACGTGCATTGGCAGATGCCAGTACAGGTTCGGCTTGCGCGCGACTTCGTTCCCGTCGATGTACCACACGATCCAGTCCGGTGAATTTTCTACGGCGTAGACGTGATAGTCCGCGCGCGGATCCCAGGGAGAATCAAAATGGTTGCTGCAGAGTTCCGGGCGGTTGTGTGGCCTGACCCATTGCCGCTGGCCTGCTTTCAGCAGGGTTGTATGTAGATTGCAGTCGATACGAGTGACGGGGAAGTGTTGTTTCGTCTTAAAATCAAATTCGCATTGCTGCAACTCAACAACGTCGATTTCTGAATAGGCAACGGTTTCACCGTCCTGTGCCAGGTACCGATTTTGAGGCCCGATACTGTAAAGCCAGAACGACGGACACGCGCCCGGGTAACGAGAACAGCCTTTGACGCGGGCCTCAAAATATCCATAGGTGATTGTTTTCTCGTTTCGCGCCATTCCGGAGGTGTAATAAAGTACCTGCTTTCCCCGCTGGTGTTCCTTCTGCAGCATACGAAGATGCAGGGCGCCTTCCTTTTGTGTCACGTTCTGGGGTTCCCAACTCCATGGTCCAAAGTCCTGCGTATCAATATTCCATTTCGCGCGATCGACTTCAGCACCATCGAACTCATCCGACTGTCCGGCCACAAATTTCCATGCACTTGATTTACTGTCCAGCTTCGTCTTGAGGGGGACAGGATCAGCGGCGGCGGCCATGCCAAGGGGAAAGAGGATCCCCAGCATCATTCCCCAGAATGGACCCGCTAATATAACAACGCATTTTTGACAGTGAGTTGAATTCGTATCCACAGGATTTCCTCGCTACGACGAGACGATACTCTGTTCCCACTCATGTTAAAGCAGGTCTCTACGAGCATCTCTTTGCTGTCATTATACCGCGGTCTGAACAGACGCGTAAACGGATCACCCTGATCTATCTTATCGACTATCAAGCCGGGTCAGGCTCGGGCAGCACGAGTCCAGACGCACAGATGTCTGTAGGTGCAATCGATGAAAGTCAGGCGACCAGGGTGGTTGCTCAGCATTCAGTCACTTCAATTGTCCCCCGTTTAAAATCCGAATAATCCGCAGATTCTGTCGAAAACACCGCTTACTAGAAGTTGGCACGCAATTCGCTTTTGAACAGGGTGCCTTCATCTACAGGCATTCATGAACAGTAATATCGGAGAAAAACGATGATTAATATAAATCAGAATAACAGCACCAGCGAGGTTCCATGCGAGGGGATTCTGGATGCCATTGGCTCCACCCCTTTGATTCGTTTACGCCGCTACCTGGGCACAGATGATATTCAGCTATACGCCAAAGTCGAAGCATTCAATCCAGGGGGGAGTGCCAAAGACCGCCCCGCCTGCGCCATGATCGAAGATGCGCTCCGCTCCGGGGCGATCAACAAAACTACCACGATCATTGAATCCACTTCCGGTAACATGGGCATCGGTCTGGCACAGGCCTGCTGTTATTTTGGTCTGCCTCTGATTTGTGTCGTCGACCCGTTTGCCCAGGAGCAGAACGTTGCCATCATGCAGGCATACGGGGCGGTGATTGAACGAGTCACGCGACCTCTGCAAGGCGCTTACCTCAAAGCACGGTTGGCCCGGGTGATGGAACTCATTAATGGGATTCCCGATTCTTACTGGCCGAACCAATACAGTAATTTGAAAAATCCGCTTTCTCACGAACAGGGTACGGTTCAGGAAATCGACGAAGCATTGAATGGTGAAATCGATTATCTGTTTGTCGCAACCAGCAGCACTGGTACGGCACGTGGCTGTCGGGACTACCTGAAAAAACGGGGACGCCACACTAAGGTGATTGCCGTCGACGCTGAAGGGAGTGTGCTGTTTGGTGGTCTGGCAGGTCGCAGGCGGATCCCCGGAATGGGAGCAGGTCACGTATCTGCATTAGCTGCAGGACAGCAATTTGATGATGTGAAACGGGTCAGCGATCTGGATTGTGTGGTGGGTTGCCGACGCATGGTTAAATATGAGGCGATTCTCGCAGGAGGATCAGCGGGCGGCGTGCTGGAAGCGATTCGCTCGATGATTCCTGAATTGCGATCCAAAGTGTGTGCCGCCATTTTGCATGACTCGGGCACCCGTTACCTCGATACCATTTTTTCTGATCAATGGGTGGAGAGAGAACTGGGGTGTTCCACAGAAGAACTGCAGGCACGAATCGAGCAGCCCAGTCAGGTTGGAACGGTTTCTGTACAGAGAGGGTCTCGCTTCACTCCACATTTGCGCGAATATGTGAAGGAACATGCAACGATATGATAACGGCACTTCAAACGGGGCAACATACCGTTAAAAAAATGCGACCTGCTGCATCCGCTCCCTTCAAGATCGCTATTGTAGGTTGTGGTCCGAAGGGGATGTACTGTCTGGAACGGCTGGCTTATGAGCTGGCTCGTTCGCGTCAACAGTCGGAAGTACAGATCACCGTCTTTGAACCAGCTCCCTTTCCGGGGGCCGGGGCCGTTTATCATCCGCGACAGCCGCATTATTTACGCATGAACTTTGCTTCCGAGTTGATCAATGTCTGGCCGGAGACCCTGCGGCGGCGTGATCCGCAATCATTTCCCACACTCGTGGAATGGCTGCAAGACAAATATCCTCACCACGCTGATCCGCGAGGCTTTGCGCCTCGGGCGATTGTCGGCGAATATCTTGCGACAGCATTTCAAAAAACAATACAGCTGTTCCCTGATTTTGTAACCGTGAACCAGGTTGCAGAGAAAGTGACTGGTATCAAAAAAACAGAGGACCGCTGGTTACTCGAAACCGCAGACAACGAAATCGCATTTGATGAAGTTCTACTGGCACTGGGGCATGAAGGCTGGCGAGCAGCCCCTTCTTCCTTCTCGCAGTCGGAACAGATCATTGAAAAGGTGTTTCCCGTGGAGCAGATGTTGTCCTCTGCACGCATACCCCCGCAATCCACGGTAGCCGTACGCGGTTTTGCTTTGACATTTATTGACGCCTGCCTCGCATTAACAGAAGGGCGTGGCGGAAAATTCTGTTGTGAAAACCGGCAGTGGAAATACCTTCCGTCCGGGGATGAGGTGCAGTCGATCGTGCCTTTTTCCCGGACGGGACACCCGATGCTGGCTAAACCAGATCGTCGTTATTTCCGGAGCAACCCGGAACGAGAGCAGATCTGGGAACAGGGACGTCTTCGTATTTTGAAACTCAAACAGCCCGCAGCAGGTCTTGATTTTCAAACCTCAATCTGGCCTGTGATTTTGAAAACAGCAGAAGAAGCGCTGCTCTCACTGGTTCCCGATCATCAGATAGGAACGCAGACTCCGATGGTCGGACTGAATCGCTGGTTTCAGGACTGGAGCAACAGAATCTTTACACCTGCTGAAACATGGGAGCGCCTGCAACAGTCTTACCGCATTGCAACAGGCCAGCAGGCGCCGGACGAAGCCTGGGCACTGGGTGAAACGTTTCGACAGCTGTACCCCGCGCTGGTGCGCAGAATCAGTTATGGCGGACTGGCATTGACCAGCTGGGCAGATTTTCAGCGTGATGCGCAAGAGATGGAGCGACTGGCATTTGGTCCTCCCGCCGAAAATGTAGGACGACTGATGGCACTCATTGAAGCGGGCATTGTCAATTTAGAATACCTGCGGTCTGATTTCGTTCCACACCAGAATAGACTGATACTGGAAGCCGAGGGGAAACGGACATCAGTGGACCGATTGATCAACGCGGTCATCCCTGCCTGTGATCAATTCTCGGAAAACTCTCTATTGGAAAAACTGCTTTCTTCAGGCTGGATCAGGCGGATGCTGGGCGCGGGGGGAATCGCCGTTGATGGCGCAGCCCGTCCGATCCAGCTGGAGGAGCAGATCACAGAGGGACTGGCTGTCATCGGGCGTCCCACGGAAGGTTGTGTACTGGGGAACGATACCCTCAGTCGCCAGCTCCATTCCTGCCCCGATCAATGGGCACGCAGTGTCCGCGATCATATCGCTCATAGGAAGCAGACATGAAAACCGCAGAACATGAGACAGAATTCTCCGCTCCTTCAGACTTGCTCACAAGTAACGTGCGCAGCTACTGTCGGGGAATGTTGCCGCTGACAGCAAAATTGGAACCCTGGATCACCGAACTCTGCCAGAGTACGACACTCCCTGCGCTGGTGCAGGAACATGGTTCCCCCTTGAATGTGCTCAACACGGAACCGTTTCAGCGAAACGTGACAGCGCTGTATGAAGTGGCGCAAGCTCAGGGAATCGACTACGATGTCTATTTCGCCCGCAAAGCGAATAAGTGCCTGGCCTTTGTCGAAGCGGCAAAAGAACTGGGATGTGGCGTTGATACGGCCAGCATCCAGGAGCTGCAGCAGGTACTCGCGTCCCAGATCCCTGGAGAAAAAATCATTTGCACTGCTGCTGTGAAATCGGAGGCGCTGCTGCGGCTGTGTCTCGAATCGGGTGTCACCATCGCCGTTGATCATCTCGATGAATTGATGCAGACAGTGATTCTGGCAGAACAAGTCAATCGCCGGGCCGATATCGCGGTGCGTCTCAGCGGTTTTCAACATCAGGGAAGGAAACTACCTTCCCGGTTCGGGTTTGATATTGATGAAATCCTGCCGCTGCTTCAGGACCTTCAGCATGACTCCCCCCACAGCTTGCAGTATTTGAATCTGATCGGTGTGCATTTTCATCTGGACGGCTACTGCCAGGCACAGCGTCTGTCAGCCATTCAACGGCTGCTGCCGCTGATCGATGAGTTGCGGTCCCGAGAATTTCCTGTCCGGTTCCTGGATATCGGCGGCGGGTTTCCGATGCGCTATCTTGAATCGGAGACAGAATGGGATACCTTCTGGCAGACCCATCGGCGGGCGCTGCTGGGAGAAGAAGATTCGCTTACGTATCGAAATCATGGATTGGGGCTGACGCCGGTGGAAGGTACACTGATTGGTAAGCCGAACTGTTATCCTTATTATCAAAGTCTGGTACAGGCGGACTGGTTTGAAGAAATATTAACATCAGAAAGCGAAGCAGGCACGATTGCGGATTCGCTGCGAAAGCGGCAGATTCAACTGCGGTGTGAACCGGGCCGGAGCGTACTGGATGGCTGTGGTTTTACGGCGGCACGCGTCGAGTATCGGAAACAGCAACCGAGCGGCGACTGGCTGATCGGACTGTCGATGAATCGCACACAGTGCCGCACGAGTAGTGACGATTTTCTCGTCGACCCCTTCTTAATTCCTGCTACAGAAGATTCCCTGCTCCCGCGTACGCCGGCAGGTATTTCTGGTTATCTCGTCGGCGCTTACTGTACCGAGTCGGAGTTGTTGAGTCTGCGCAAGTTACAGTTTCCGCATGGCGTGGGCATCGGTGACCTGATCGTCTTCCCGAATACCGCGGGTTACTTCATGCATTTTCTGGAAAGTCGCTCGCATCAGTTTCCGCTGGCTCGGAATGTTATTTATGATAACATCACGGACCAGGCTGAGCTTGACCTGGTTTCCCATTAATCCCCACCGGGAGAAAATGTACTCAGTCAAAAAATCGTTTTCACATTCTTAAACACCTACTTCAGCTCCACAGGCTCCCCCAGGACCTGAATGCTGAGCAGGTGATGCGACGGCATCTTCGTGCCGCGTTCGACGACGGGGACCTTCCCGTCCTCTTCCAGATCGGATTTCTTCAGCCTCCAGATTACTTGTTTGTCGCGGGTGATTTCAAACGCCTGTATGTCGTTGTTCATTCCTTTGCGATGATGATAATCGGAATTGATCACTACCAGGTTCCCGTTTTTGCGGACCTGTACGCCGACCGGATACAACAGTTCGAAACCCAGTTCGTCCTGCTTATCCAGCTCCCAGGTGATCTTGCCGTCCGGGTCGACTTCGATGATGCGGTACGATGCAATGCATGGGATCAGTGTGCGGCCGTTTGCCAGCCGAATGGCGGTGAACGCGCGATCGTTCTCGTTCAGCTTAAACCGCCAGACCTCTTTGCCGTCCGCGTTGAGTTCGAGAATCACTTTATTGTCGCGATACGAAATCAGGTACGTGCCCTGCGGCGTCTTGCGGGCCTGCATATAACGGTTATGAACATTCTTGCCGCCATCGGGCAGATCAATCGATAACGTCACGTTCTGCTGTCGGTCCACTTCCAGCAATTTCTGATTGCCACAGTCGAGAATCAGCACTTTTCCATCCGGCAGAGGCTGACAGGAGTTGATTTCCTGCTTGCCAGGTTCCCGCGGGATTTTGTAGTCCCACACCGTCTCTTTGTCCGGGTTCACTTCCCGCACACCATACCGATGACAAAACAGTACGTTCCCGCTCGGCAGCTTCCAGGCATCATAGACCGTTTCGATGTCCGGAGGCTGGTAATGCCAGACGATGTGATTCTGTTCGTCCAACTGCATGATCCCTTCGCCGTAGCCAATCAACAGTGGGTGTCCCGAACTCTTGTCTGCTCCGCTTGCCGGGTCTCCCTGCAGAATAAAACAGACCAGTAAAGTGATCCAGATTGCGTTGAAGTATTTCATGGTGCGCTTTCGATTGAACGTTCTGACTGGAAAGTATTTTTGCCGGTTCATCATATCTACAGGGTAATCTTATGTGGAAGTCTCAGGAACCAGTTTGACCGGGTAGGTATTGCCGGACGCGAACTGGGGGACATAGATCGCGCCGTCGGTTGCGACGAGCAGGTCGTGGGGATGCTGAAAGAAGCTGCCCTGTTGCCGCATGGGCTGTAATTTTCCGTCAACATAGCGGGGCGGGGTGCCGCCGATATTGGAGACAATTTTGTAGTCGCGATCCAATACCGAAATATAGCCGCGGCTGTCGCGGTCTTTCGGCCAGTTGTCCGCCAGGTGGGGCACGAACATGTGCTCGCCGACAATCTGGATCATACGGGGATTCGAACCGGGCAGGGCGATTTCTTCAATCAGCTTTCCGTCCAGTGAAAGACGTTTGATCGTCTGTTGATCGCTCATCGCGATGACCAGTTCCGGTTCGCCGGGACCGCGAGTATCGATAGTGCCTCCGTGCGGTCCCCAGTGCGCGATGCCCCCTTCCGGCCCGCCGAAATAATTCAGGACTTTTCCCGCACGGTTGTAACGCATGATATAATCTTTACCGTACCCGTCGAGTACAAAGAAATCGCCGTCAGGCAGATGCAGCGTCCAGGCAGGACGAAACTCTTTCTCGCTGGCATACTTGCCTGTTGACTTCGGATAGATCACTTCCATCAGAATCTCGCCGTCCAGCGTCGTTTTGAAAACACGGTGCAGGTTGAGGTCGGTGATGAACAGCACTTCCCGATCATTTTCTTTCACGATCTGCAGGCCATGCGCGCCGGGAAACCGCGTGCCCCACTTATTGATCAGTTTTCCGTCCTTGTCATAAACGATGACATTATTCGCCAAATGATCGGTGAGCAGATAAATCCGGCCCTGCGCATCAACGACCATGGCGCTACAGTTCTTGACTGGCGTTTTGTCATCGAGGACACCCCAGCCGGCGACGGGACGATATTGAAACTGGTTCTGTCCCAACACAGGCAGTTTGTTTTCGCTGGCGCTTAACGGATTAGCTCCCAGTGCAAGGGTTCCCGACAGCAGGGTCTGAGCCAGGAAGTCGCGTCGATGCAGTCGGCGGTCAAGCATGGTTTACTCCTGTGAGAAAGTGAATCATCGTTTCTTATTTCCCCTCAGCACGCCAGCGTTTCATCAATTGAATATTCGCTTCCAGGATCGCGGCCTGTTCGGGTTCCCGCTTGCGGCTCTTGTTCAGATACGGTTTCATATCACTGTCGTACATGGCTTCCGATTCGGGGAAGCGACCGCGGTCGTCTGTGTCGAGTTCCCAGTTTGCGAGCAGGCAGCGGAATTCGGTGAGTTGTTCTTGATACGCGGCGTCATCGGCCAGGTTGTGGATCTCCCAGGGATCGTTGGTGAGATCGTAGAGTTCTTCTTCGGGTCGCGTTTCGGCGAGATGCAGTGACTGGGCCGCGTTCAGTTTGCCGGCAGCGTAAAGTTCGCGCAGCACCGGCACGAACGGTTTGCCGTCTTTATATCGACAGGGCTGCAGATAAGGTCGTTCAGGCAGGTAATTGCGGATGTACTTGAAATTTCCTTTGCGGACGCTGCGTATGTGATCGACGGTTTCGTCACAGCGGTCGCGGGCCGAAACTACGTATGTGCGCGGCCTGGCATCCGGTCCGAACAGGGGACGCCCCTGCATCGTTGTGGGAATGTCAATGCCCGCGAGGGCCAGGCTGGTTGCCGACAGGTCGATGTGTGCGATCAGTTCATCGCGTAACGATTTTGCTCCCACGAACTTTGGTCCCCAGACAATGAACGGAATCTTCAGCCCTTCTTCGTAGAGAAACTGTTTGCCACGGGCGTGACTGATGCCGTGATCGGTCAGAAAAAAGAGGATTGTATTGTCGAGCACTTGTTCCTGTTTCAATTTGTCAAGAATGCGGCCCACTTGTTTGTCGGTGTAAGAGACCGAGTTCAGGTAGGCGGCCCAGTCTTCTCCAATCACGGGGTGATCCGGATAATAGGGTGGCAGCGTGACTTCGTCTGCTGTGATCAAAGTGTCCAGACCGGTTTTCACTTCGTCATACCAGCGATCGACGTTGCGCAGTTTTCCCCCCTGCAGTTGATATTGCGCGAAGAAGGGTTGCCCGTTCGCGCGTTTTGTCCAGTCCACGCCGTCATAAAGGTCGGATTTCTGATAAGCGAAGTTGTAATCCTCTTTGCCAGGCCGGGTCCCTTCGGGGTTGGCGTTTGTCGTATAATAACCGGCTTTGCGAAAGAGTTCCGGAACGGTCTGCATGCCTGCGGGTAAGTTGATTTTCAACGTGCCCCGTGAGCTGCGATGATGGTGCGCACCGATGGTGGTCTGATACATGCCTGTGATCAGGGCGGAACGAAATGTGGAGCAGACCGGCGCCGTCGCGTAGGCGTTGCGAAATACCACGCCTTCCCGGGCCAGTTGATCCACGTGAGGCGTCTCGACCAGTTTCTCCCCCTGGTAGCCGAAATGACAGGACATATCGTCGACCAGAATCCAGACAATGTTCGGTCGTTGCTTTGTGTTTGCAGCTGTCTTCGCTGCTACGGTCCTGGCAGACATAATCAATGTCAGAACCAGGAGAACGATTAGCATGTTGAGCGGCTTGAAGTTCACAGGGTCTGCTTTCTGTTGGGATCTGCGATTCGAAAACTAATCATGCGGGTTCACAATATTTCGCCAGCCCGGGTAGATCGGACGTGCCGATGCGTTCGATCCTCCTTTGACGGGTGGCGCGGGGGGAATATTCTTGAGGGTCTGCTGCAGCAACTGGCGTGACTGTTCTCCCTGTCTGCCTGCCTGACCGGAGGCGAGATTCTGACTCTCAGTCAGATCGACGGGCACATAATAAAAGCGGCCGTCGCGGTAGAGTTTGAAGTCGGCGTTCCGCACATACTGATCCCCGGTGAACCGTCCCCAGTAAGGCTGGTAATGATTCAGCACCCACTCCCGGGGCTGACCCGCTTTGCCGTTGAGTTGAGGCAGAAAACTGCGGCCGTCGATGGGGTCGTCTTTTCCGAGCTTGACATCCGCCATTGCGGCGAACGTGGGATAGAAATCCGTAAAGTCGATCAGGTCATTCAGTACCTTGCCCTCGGGCGTGTGTCCTTTCCAGTAGGCGACCAGCGGCACATGGGTGCCCATGTCGGTGGTGGAACCTTTGCCGCCATGAATGGTTTGGCGGTTCCACTGCGAGGTGATTTGCACGTTCGTGCCATTATCGGCGGTAAACAGAATGAGCGTGTTGTCCAACTGGCCAACGTCCTCCACCTGTTTGACAATCTTGCCGACGAGTGTGTCCAGGTAGTTGACCATCGCGACAAAGTTGGCTTTGCGTGCCTGCTTGCCTTTCGGCTGTTTGTTGGCGGCCTGCGTGCGGGGTGCGTCTCCGATGGTATCGGGTGTAGGCACAAACGGATTGTGGACCAGCGTGGTCGGGTAATAGACAAAGAACGGCTCATCTTGATTCTTTTTGATGAAGTCACAGAGAAAATCCGACATGATGTCCGGACCGTATTGGTCCTGGTTGTCTGCAATTGTGAGGAACTTGCCGTTCTGTTCCAGCGGCGGACTCCAGAAACGCTCACCGCCCCCCTCTTTGATTTTCGTTTTCGTCGTCACCTGCCAGAGACAGTATTCCTCGAAGCCCGCTTGGAACGGCCGCGTATTGTCGGCGTGCCCTTCCGCACCATGGTAGAGTCCGTTCAACTGCCACTTACCGGCAATTGCGGTTTTGTAACCCGCGGACTGCAGCATCTGGCCGAACGTTTTCTCTTTGGGATTCAGATAACCAAAATGGGTGTAGTTACGAAAATTATATTTGCCCGTCATCAGCTTGACGCGGGATGGCGTGCAGAGGGGCGTCGAATAGCAGTTCGTGAATCGGACTCCCTGTTTTGCGAGCGCATCGATGTGCGGCGTTTTATAATCATCGGCACCGTAACTGCCGAAACATTCCCAGCTGACGTCATCGGCCATGATGAGAATGATATTCGGCTTGCGGGTTTCTGTTGCGGCTTGCTGCGCGACGACATCGCTGGCAAAAAAACCTGCTGAGAAAATCAATATGAGACTGAGAACGAGTTGTTTCATTTCTGCTTCCGTTTCTTTTTTTTACCGCCGAATTTTGTGTGCTGGTCGGCTTCGAGTTCGGTCTGCTGGCCTTGGTCGCCGCAGTGTTTCATCCAGGCGTCCAGCTCTGCTTTCAGTTCGGCCTGCACAGTTGCGTACTCCGGTTTGCCGGCCAGGTTATGCCATTCGAATGGATCTTTGTGGATGTCGTAGAGTTCTATCGCGAGGCGTTTTCTGTAGCGGCGGACTTTTTCAGCTGCGTCGGCATCGCCGGCGGTGGCTTTCGCTTCCCAGCTTTTGAATTCAGGCGATTTCATGGCGACGTTACGAAATTCGATTTCCGGTGTAAAGTTCCAGATGTACTTGAAGTTTTTCGAACGCACGGAACGAATGCCGAACGTGGGGGAACCGTTGATAATGCCCCGTGTTGTCATTTCGCCGAACACATGGTCCTTGTGCTCCTGCTTACCCGCGAAGACCGGCAGCAGACTTTTCCCATCGAGTACCGGAGCGGGTGTGCCTCCCGCGGCTTCCACGTAGGTGGGCACCAGGTCAACGTATTCAATCATGGCGTCGTTGACAGTGCCGGGCTGAATTTTACCGGGCCAGCGGGCAATCATTGCAGACTGCAGGCCGGAATCGTAACAGGTCCACTTGGCGAAGGGCATGCTACTGCCTTGCTCGCTGACGACGATGACCAGTGTGTTATCGCGGAGCCCGTGCTGGTCGAGTTGTTTGAGGATGCCGCCGACTTCCTCGTCGAACACGGTGATTTCCGCCAGGTAGCGGGTCATGGCCTCGCGTGTTTCCGGCGTATCGACAAAGTAGGGGGGGAGCTTCAACTGGCTGGCGTCGTAGCGGGTTGGATCTCCCTGATCCCAGGGCGTGTGTGGTTCCCGCGAGCAGAAGAAGATGCAGAACGGATCGTCGCGTCCCTGGCATTTTCTGAAAAAGTTGTCGGCTGCTGCCACCAGTCCATCGCCATCCGGTTTCTCAAACGGGAAGACGGCTTGCGAACCGACGTGGCTTTTCCCCGTGAGGGCCACGCGATAGCCGAGCGGTTTCAGGTAGTGCACGATGCTTTTCGTACCACGATTGGCCTGCGTATGATTGGGGTAGGCTCCGGTCTTGACGGGATACTGGCCGGTATAAATATTGTGCCGCGTGGGGGAGCACATGGGAGCTGCCTGAAAGCAGCGCGTGAACCGCATGCCTTCAGTCGCCAGCCGATCGATGTGCGGTGTATGTGCCTGTCCGCCGTAACAGCCGATATCGCGAAACGTACAATCGTCGGCGATGATGAAGACAAAGTTGGGCTGCTTCGCTTCCGCCTGTTCGGTTACTGTCAAGCAGAGCATTGTCACAAACGCAAAGAATGGAATCCAGTGTCGAGCAGGCATGATATCATTTTCCCGATGAGCGCCTCAGAGAACAGAATCGTTGATATCATGCTACCCTGCGAAGTTGTCTCTGCACAGCGTTTTTCATGGAATTCAGGACGAGAAGAAACAGGAAATGGAATGGCAGGGAAGTCAACGCCGGCGAAAAGGTCTGGCTCAACAGCAGGCAGTCGACTATGATGACGTATCGTGCAGTGTAGGCCTTTGCAGTTGGAAGGTGGTTCATATGGCGGCTTCAATTCGCTTCACGCAAGAGTCAAGAATATGGCGGCTGGGATTCTCGGCTGCAATTTGCTTTCTTCTTTGCAGTTGTACTGATCGCAGTTATCAAATGATGAGCAGGACTGACCTGTCGTGGCGGGAACTGGAGAAGCGGGCGGATGTTTCATTTGGAGAACCCGGGTGGGAAGAGAACAAGCTGTTGATTCCGATCAAAGAGATCACGAAAACAACCGGCGATTCTCTGCACGTCAATCGTTATCGATCACAGGTGCTGCAGGACCGGATCCATGTCACCGTCCGTCTGGGACTTCCCGATGATAACACAGAGGAACGGGATCGCCTGCTCGTTACGGTTGACGACCCTCAATATGATCAATACACAATCGTCTACGAGAGCCCGGACGGCAGCATCAACCAGATTCAGCAGATCAAAGTCCCGGATCGATGACAAAATTGCGGGACCAGGCAATAGAAACTGGCAAGCTTTAAAAGGAGAGAACGATGTTACACCAGATTTCTTTTGTC
The sequence above is a segment of the Gimesia algae genome. Coding sequences within it:
- a CDS encoding kappa-carrageenase, coding for MDTNSTHCQKCVVILAGPFWGMMLGILFPLGMAAAADPVPLKTKLDSKSSAWKFVAGQSDEFDGAEVDRAKWNIDTQDFGPWSWEPQNVTQKEGALHLRMLQKEHQRGKQVLYYTSGMARNEKTITYGYFEARVKGCSRYPGACPSFWLYSIGPQNRYLAQDGETVAYSEIDVVELQQCEFDFKTKQHFPVTRIDCNLHTTLLKAGQRQWVRPHNRPELCSNHFDSPWDPRADYHVYAVENSPDWIVWYIDGNEVARKPNLYWHLPMHVTLSLGLRYPFVAYKEGERVPVPDKTTAAGFPTTMSVDYVRVWQKPGNPAKKTTTSWTKAEYIAMEKEKWDKNHWRWDQRKVESNFDQIDTNRDGVASGKERQDWYAKQAKSAKPPEK
- the sbnA gene encoding 2,3-diaminopropionate biosynthesis protein SbnA, which produces MININQNNSTSEVPCEGILDAIGSTPLIRLRRYLGTDDIQLYAKVEAFNPGGSAKDRPACAMIEDALRSGAINKTTTIIESTSGNMGIGLAQACCYFGLPLICVVDPFAQEQNVAIMQAYGAVIERVTRPLQGAYLKARLARVMELINGIPDSYWPNQYSNLKNPLSHEQGTVQEIDEALNGEIDYLFVATSSTGTARGCRDYLKKRGRHTKVIAVDAEGSVLFGGLAGRRRIPGMGAGHVSALAAGQQFDDVKRVSDLDCVVGCRRMVKYEAILAGGSAGGVLEAIRSMIPELRSKVCAAILHDSGTRYLDTIFSDQWVERELGCSTEELQARIEQPSQVGTVSVQRGSRFTPHLREYVKEHATI
- a CDS encoding FAD/NAD(P)-binding protein, producing MITALQTGQHTVKKMRPAASAPFKIAIVGCGPKGMYCLERLAYELARSRQQSEVQITVFEPAPFPGAGAVYHPRQPHYLRMNFASELINVWPETLRRRDPQSFPTLVEWLQDKYPHHADPRGFAPRAIVGEYLATAFQKTIQLFPDFVTVNQVAEKVTGIKKTEDRWLLETADNEIAFDEVLLALGHEGWRAAPSSFSQSEQIIEKVFPVEQMLSSARIPPQSTVAVRGFALTFIDACLALTEGRGGKFCCENRQWKYLPSGDEVQSIVPFSRTGHPMLAKPDRRYFRSNPEREQIWEQGRLRILKLKQPAAGLDFQTSIWPVILKTAEEALLSLVPDHQIGTQTPMVGLNRWFQDWSNRIFTPAETWERLQQSYRIATGQQAPDEAWALGETFRQLYPALVRRISYGGLALTSWADFQRDAQEMERLAFGPPAENVGRLMALIEAGIVNLEYLRSDFVPHQNRLILEAEGKRTSVDRLINAVIPACDQFSENSLLEKLLSSGWIRRMLGAGGIAVDGAARPIQLEEQITEGLAVIGRPTEGCVLGNDTLSRQLHSCPDQWARSVRDHIAHRKQT
- a CDS encoding Y4yA family PLP-dependent enzyme, whose protein sequence is MKTAEHETEFSAPSDLLTSNVRSYCRGMLPLTAKLEPWITELCQSTTLPALVQEHGSPLNVLNTEPFQRNVTALYEVAQAQGIDYDVYFARKANKCLAFVEAAKELGCGVDTASIQELQQVLASQIPGEKIICTAAVKSEALLRLCLESGVTIAVDHLDELMQTVILAEQVNRRADIAVRLSGFQHQGRKLPSRFGFDIDEILPLLQDLQHDSPHSLQYLNLIGVHFHLDGYCQAQRLSAIQRLLPLIDELRSREFPVRFLDIGGGFPMRYLESETEWDTFWQTHRRALLGEEDSLTYRNHGLGLTPVEGTLIGKPNCYPYYQSLVQADWFEEILTSESEAGTIADSLRKRQIQLRCEPGRSVLDGCGFTAARVEYRKQQPSGDWLIGLSMNRTQCRTSSDDFLVDPFLIPATEDSLLPRTPAGISGYLVGAYCTESELLSLRKLQFPHGVGIGDLIVFPNTAGYFMHFLESRSHQFPLARNVIYDNITDQAELDLVSH
- a CDS encoding beta-propeller domain-containing protein, which translates into the protein MKYFNAIWITLLVCFILQGDPASGADKSSGHPLLIGYGEGIMQLDEQNHIVWHYQPPDIETVYDAWKLPSGNVLFCHRYGVREVNPDKETVWDYKIPREPGKQEINSCQPLPDGKVLILDCGNQKLLEVDRQQNVTLSIDLPDGGKNVHNRYMQARKTPQGTYLISYRDNKVILELNADGKEVWRFKLNENDRAFTAIRLANGRTLIPCIASYRIIEVDPDGKITWELDKQDELGFELLYPVGVQVRKNGNLVVINSDYHHRKGMNNDIQAFEITRDKQVIWRLKKSDLEEDGKVPVVERGTKMPSHHLLSIQVLGEPVELK
- a CDS encoding NHL repeat-containing protein, with the protein product MLDRRLHRRDFLAQTLLSGTLALGANPLSASENKLPVLGQNQFQYRPVAGWGVLDDKTPVKNCSAMVVDAQGRIYLLTDHLANNVIVYDKDGKLINKWGTRFPGAHGLQIVKENDREVLFITDLNLHRVFKTTLDGEILMEVIYPKSTGKYASEKEFRPAWTLHLPDGDFFVLDGYGKDYIMRYNRAGKVLNYFGGPEGGIAHWGPHGGTIDTRGPGEPELVIAMSDQQTIKRLSLDGKLIEEIALPGSNPRMIQIVGEHMFVPHLADNWPKDRDSRGYISVLDRDYKIVSNIGGTPPRYVDGKLQPMRQQGSFFQHPHDLLVATDGAIYVPQFASGNTYPVKLVPETST